A stretch of Gemmatimonadaceae bacterium DNA encodes these proteins:
- a CDS encoding response regulator: protein MIDRSDAAATAQAPLTVLVADDSRVMRAMIIRTLRLTGLPLGTVHEAADGEAGLGILASEPVTLALVDINMPRLSGLDMLARLGRPTARGPRVIVVSSDGSDARAAQVMAMGHGFLHKPFAPEDLRDAVLRALGAPDHDR, encoded by the coding sequence ATGATCGATCGAAGCGATGCCGCGGCGACCGCACAGGCGCCGTTGACCGTGCTCGTGGCGGACGACAGCCGCGTGATGCGGGCCATGATCATCCGTACGCTCCGGCTCACGGGGCTTCCGTTAGGCACGGTGCACGAAGCGGCCGACGGCGAAGCCGGCCTCGGTATCCTCGCGTCCGAGCCCGTCACCCTCGCGCTGGTCGACATCAACATGCCGCGCCTGAGCGGCCTGGACATGCTGGCGCGCCTCGGCCGGCCGACGGCGCGCGGGCCGCGGGTCATCGTCGTGTCGTCCGATGGCAGCGATGCGCGCGCGGCGCAGGTGATGGCGATGGGCCACGGCTTTCTTCACAAGCCGTTCGCGCCGGAAGATCTGCGCGACGCGGTGCTGCGCGCCCTTGGTGCACCCGACCATGACCGATAA
- a CDS encoding protein-glutamate O-methyltransferase CheR → MMTFSRSSDAPAADRQAAVWSLIPPLRPHEFHRLRQLLYETCGIRLRAGKEELVRSRLGRRVVDIGAPTFSAYLDRVENGAMRREFAELGELVDALTTNQTAFFREPAHFDFFTATVLPAMARGSAPLRVWSAGCASGEEPFTIAVLMREHLPPERFASARILATDVSSRALARARAATYGARAVAAIPATLRRRMVDVTSSGDRFVVRDELRAIVRFARLNLVRDWPLRGPFDAIFCRNVMIYFDARVRQRLVERFWQMLAPGGHLFVGHSESLGTVTHGLRYVQPAVYVR, encoded by the coding sequence ATGATGACGTTCTCGAGGAGTTCTGACGCGCCGGCCGCCGACCGTCAGGCGGCCGTGTGGTCGCTCATTCCTCCGCTCCGGCCGCACGAGTTCCACCGGCTCCGCCAACTCTTGTACGAGACTTGTGGAATTCGGCTGCGCGCGGGCAAGGAAGAGCTCGTGCGCTCGAGACTCGGGCGCCGTGTCGTCGATATCGGCGCGCCGACGTTCTCGGCGTATCTCGACCGCGTCGAAAACGGTGCGATGCGCCGGGAATTCGCGGAGCTGGGCGAGCTCGTCGACGCACTGACCACCAACCAGACGGCATTCTTCCGCGAACCGGCGCACTTCGACTTTTTCACCGCCACCGTGCTCCCTGCGATGGCGCGCGGCAGCGCGCCGCTTCGCGTCTGGAGCGCCGGATGCGCGTCTGGCGAAGAACCGTTCACCATCGCGGTGCTCATGCGCGAACATCTGCCGCCGGAACGGTTCGCTTCGGCCCGCATCCTCGCCACTGACGTGTCGTCGCGCGCCCTCGCCCGTGCGCGCGCGGCCACGTACGGCGCCCGTGCGGTGGCCGCAATCCCGGCGACGTTGCGCCGGCGCATGGTCGATGTCACGTCCAGCGGCGATCGCTTCGTCGTGCGGGATGAGCTGCGCGCCATCGTTCGCTTCGCGCGGTTGAATCTCGTTCGCGACTGGCCCCTGCGCGGACCGTTCGACGCGATCTTCTGCCGCAACGTCATGATTTATTTCGATGCCCGGGTCCGACAGCGGCTGGTCGAGCGGTTCTGGCAGATGCTGGCGCCGGGCGGGCACCTGTTCGTCGGGCATTCCGAGAGTCTGGGCACCGTGACACACGGCCTGCGCTACGTGCAGCCGGCCGTGTACGTGCGTTAG
- a CDS encoding response regulator: MSKTVLVVEDSALFQKAYTAALASYPGDSLEVLYASNGEEAIAQVEQRPAIDLIVLDVNMPVMDGPAFLERLRRDYPSLDIPVMFSSTRAYAMRDKIGDTMGVVAYLQKPFAPRELHALLDKIWA, from the coding sequence ATGTCGAAAACGGTGCTTGTGGTCGAGGACTCGGCTCTGTTTCAGAAGGCGTACACGGCGGCCCTCGCCTCTTATCCGGGCGATTCGCTCGAGGTGCTTTACGCCTCGAACGGCGAAGAGGCCATCGCGCAGGTGGAGCAGCGACCCGCGATCGATCTCATCGTGCTCGACGTGAACATGCCCGTGATGGACGGCCCGGCATTCCTCGAGCGTTTGCGTCGCGACTATCCGTCGCTCGACATCCCGGTGATGTTCTCGAGCACGCGAGCGTACGCGATGCGCGACAAGATCGGCGACACGATGGGCGTCGTGGCCTACCTACAAAAGCCGTTCGCGCCGCGCGAGCTGCACGCGCTCCTCGACAAAATCTGGGCCTGA
- a CDS encoding chemotaxis protein CheD: MRATRANGERIVGVGAMCVSNTGERLVAHALGSCLGVAVYDPVARVGGLLHVPLPASTDDRERSRDRPLEYVDTGVAALFRDCYRLGASKARLRVAVAGGASAGDATADGFQIGKRNLIMLRKLLWKNGILIHAHDVGGTRVWRTLSLDLATGRVWLKTPDREGEL; the protein is encoded by the coding sequence ATGCGGGCGACGCGGGCGAATGGGGAGCGCATCGTGGGCGTGGGCGCGATGTGCGTGTCGAACACGGGCGAGCGGCTCGTGGCCCATGCGTTAGGCAGCTGCCTCGGCGTGGCGGTGTACGATCCGGTGGCGCGCGTGGGCGGCTTGCTGCACGTTCCGCTCCCCGCGTCCACCGACGACCGTGAGCGATCGCGCGACCGCCCGCTCGAGTACGTGGACACCGGCGTGGCGGCGCTCTTTCGCGACTGCTATCGGTTGGGCGCGAGCAAGGCCCGGCTGCGGGTCGCGGTGGCCGGTGGCGCGTCGGCCGGCGACGCCACGGCTGATGGTTTCCAGATCGGCAAGCGCAATCTGATCATGCTGCGAAAGCTGCTATGGAAGAATGGCATCCTGATCCACGCGCACGACGTGGGCGGCACCCGCGTGTGGCGCACTCTGTCGCTGGACCTTGCCACGGGCCGCGTCTGGCTCAAAACGCCGGACCGGGAGGGCGAACTATGA
- a CDS encoding chemotaxis protein CheA, whose protein sequence is MRLIEQVPVRESRACVSLRLVAEALRPDRDRGERQAALHRAAQVLLDAVRTYLASPKAPDRLSMVEGPERSIIAIMRNLTEASPALKPRTSDLIGMSDRKPHALLARADGLLPLSVPDDTDSALLGDFCDEAREYIESAEAAMLVLEREPDDIEAAQTVMRAFHSIKGTAGFLKLDGLVALAHHGESLLGERRQRDGFAGRIAALSLRALDALRDTVQSLDASRDGLPLAYPPDFVDVLRELENADAVPAVPGAIPAAPRGATAAVARDSGATHTARVRLDRLDALVDLVGELVVAHWMIAQDPAAGHDHPELSRKVAHAGKLVRDLHDMSMGLRMVPLRGTCNKLVRIARDLAQRAGKEVECRVEGEMTELDRNMVELVADPLMHMVRNAIDHGIESPAERQALGKPATGCLTLRATQMSGHVVIALSDDGRGLQRGRILERAQVRGLVRPGEQPSEEDVLDLIFAPGLSTADRLTDVSGRGVGMDVVRRNIQALHGRVDVQSEPGRGTTFTIRVPLTLAITDGMLVRVGAERYIVPTTNVIVSFRPDRSALFSVGGRGEMVRLRQDVLPLVRLHALLGVDGACEDPTAALLMVVGAGERRSALLVDAILGQQQVVAKAVNAGIGDIPGIAGAAILGDGRVGLILDVPQVLELARRAQPFTGTQAVA, encoded by the coding sequence ATGCGACTCATCGAGCAGGTGCCCGTCCGCGAATCGCGCGCCTGCGTGTCGCTCCGATTGGTTGCCGAGGCCTTGCGACCGGACCGCGATCGCGGCGAGCGGCAGGCGGCACTCCACCGGGCGGCGCAGGTGCTGCTCGATGCGGTGCGCACCTACCTCGCCTCACCCAAAGCGCCGGACCGGCTGTCGATGGTGGAAGGTCCCGAGCGCTCGATCATCGCCATCATGCGCAACCTGACAGAAGCGTCGCCTGCGCTCAAGCCCCGCACGTCGGATCTCATCGGGATGTCGGACCGCAAACCGCACGCGTTGCTCGCCCGTGCCGACGGCCTCCTTCCGCTATCCGTGCCCGACGACACCGACAGCGCGCTGCTCGGCGATTTCTGCGACGAGGCGCGTGAATACATCGAGAGCGCGGAAGCCGCGATGCTCGTGCTGGAGCGCGAGCCCGACGACATCGAGGCCGCGCAAACGGTGATGCGCGCGTTCCACTCGATCAAGGGCACGGCCGGCTTCCTCAAGCTCGATGGACTCGTCGCCCTCGCGCACCACGGCGAGTCGCTGTTAGGCGAGCGTCGCCAGCGCGACGGGTTTGCGGGGCGCATCGCGGCTCTGTCGCTGCGCGCGCTCGATGCGCTTCGCGACACCGTCCAATCGCTCGATGCGTCGCGCGACGGCCTTCCACTCGCGTATCCCCCCGATTTCGTCGACGTGCTGCGCGAGCTCGAGAACGCGGACGCCGTGCCGGCCGTGCCGGGCGCAATACCGGCGGCACCGCGCGGCGCGACGGCGGCGGTCGCGCGCGACAGCGGCGCCACGCACACGGCGCGGGTGCGACTCGACCGGCTGGATGCGTTGGTCGATCTCGTCGGCGAGTTGGTCGTGGCGCACTGGATGATCGCCCAGGACCCGGCCGCGGGACACGACCATCCCGAGCTGTCGCGAAAAGTCGCGCACGCGGGCAAGCTCGTGCGCGACCTGCACGACATGAGCATGGGCCTGCGCATGGTGCCGCTCCGGGGAACCTGCAACAAGCTGGTGCGCATCGCGCGCGATCTCGCTCAACGCGCGGGCAAAGAGGTCGAGTGCCGGGTCGAGGGGGAGATGACCGAGCTTGACCGCAACATGGTGGAGCTCGTGGCCGATCCACTCATGCACATGGTCCGCAACGCGATCGACCACGGGATCGAATCGCCGGCCGAGCGTCAGGCCCTCGGCAAGCCGGCCACCGGATGCCTAACGCTGCGCGCCACACAGATGAGTGGGCACGTGGTGATCGCCCTGAGCGACGACGGTCGCGGATTGCAGCGCGGACGGATACTCGAACGCGCGCAGGTGCGCGGTCTCGTCCGACCGGGCGAGCAGCCCAGCGAGGAAGACGTGCTCGATCTCATCTTCGCGCCCGGCCTGTCGACGGCCGATCGCCTCACGGACGTATCGGGGCGCGGGGTGGGGATGGACGTCGTGCGCCGCAACATCCAGGCGCTCCACGGCCGGGTGGATGTCCAGTCCGAGCCGGGCCGTGGAACGACGTTCACGATCCGCGTCCCGCTGACGCTGGCCATTACCGACGGGATGCTCGTCCGCGTGGGCGCCGAACGATACATCGTGCCCACGACGAACGTCATCGTGAGCTTCCGCCCCGACCGCAGCGCGCTGTTCAGCGTGGGCGGCCGCGGCGAGATGGTGCGCCTGCGGCAGGACGTGCTTCCGTTAGTCCGCTTGCACGCGCTGTTGGGCGTCGACGGGGCGTGCGAAGATCCGACGGCGGCGCTGCTCATGGTCGTCGGCGCCGGCGAGCGCCGTTCGGCGCTGCTCGTCGACGCGATTCTCGGCCAGCAGCAAGTCGTCGCCAAAGCCGTCAACGCGGGGATCGGCGACATCCCCGGCATCGCCGGCGCCGCGATCCTTGGCGACGGCCGCGTCGGCCTCATCCTCGACGTGCCGCAGGTGCTCGAGCTCGCGCGGCGCGCCCAACCGTTCACCGGCACGCAGGCGGTCGCATGA
- a CDS encoding NAD+ synthase, translating to MPSVIDVATVQFAPRKGEYEANLARLGELFAQLDGLAPRPQVLHLPETALTGYFLEGGVREFALTAGAQAADLQRVYRNAVPQAADRTLEIVLGFYEVWNNILYNSAMWVRVGGAAPLVRHVHRKNFLPTYGLFDEERFVERGQSFRAFDTPWGRCAVLICEDAWHSLTGTLLALDGARAIFVCSAAPARGPWPREDGIPGPASVARWERLVRDIAEEHGVFVSFSNLASSEAGKSFPGGALVAGPKGDVRIRGPMWTEAILPIAMDLGDLTRARADMPLLADLRTAIPHLVGTLARIQNGHGDALQYDSDGCEARTIPPATASTARARSMDVVDGGMAAAGAPPPLEIDPALTEEWLAAFLRDEIAGRGFGKGIVALSGGVDSSVTAYLAARALGADNVVGVRLPYRASSPESLSHAQLVIDALGIEGRTVDISAAVDGYLANEPEADATRRGNVMARARMIALFDLSARYSAIPLGTGNKTERLLGYFTWHADDSPPLNPLGDLYKTQVWALARHLGVPGAIIDKPPTADLVSGQTDEGDLGISYARADLILQWLLHGYAPVELEARGFARDEVELVRRRVERTHWKRRLPSVAIMSSTAIGESWLRPVDY from the coding sequence ATGCCTTCCGTCATCGACGTCGCAACCGTCCAGTTCGCGCCTCGCAAAGGCGAATACGAGGCGAACCTCGCGCGCCTGGGCGAGTTGTTTGCCCAACTCGACGGCCTCGCGCCCCGGCCGCAGGTCCTTCATCTGCCCGAGACCGCACTCACGGGATATTTCCTCGAGGGCGGCGTTCGCGAATTCGCGCTCACGGCCGGCGCACAAGCGGCCGATCTGCAGCGCGTGTACCGCAACGCCGTCCCGCAGGCAGCCGACCGGACGCTCGAGATCGTACTCGGCTTTTACGAGGTCTGGAACAACATCCTCTACAACAGCGCGATGTGGGTGCGGGTCGGCGGCGCTGCGCCGCTGGTCAGGCACGTCCACCGGAAGAACTTCCTGCCGACGTACGGACTGTTCGACGAGGAACGGTTCGTCGAGCGCGGTCAGTCGTTCCGGGCGTTCGACACACCGTGGGGTCGCTGCGCCGTGCTCATCTGTGAGGACGCCTGGCACAGCCTGACGGGGACGCTGCTTGCACTCGATGGCGCCCGCGCCATTTTCGTTTGCTCGGCCGCTCCGGCGCGAGGTCCGTGGCCGCGGGAGGACGGAATTCCTGGTCCGGCAAGCGTGGCCCGATGGGAGCGGCTCGTGCGCGACATCGCCGAAGAGCACGGGGTGTTCGTGTCGTTCTCCAACCTCGCATCGAGCGAGGCCGGCAAATCGTTTCCGGGTGGCGCGTTGGTCGCGGGACCCAAAGGCGACGTGCGCATCCGTGGTCCGATGTGGACGGAGGCGATTCTGCCCATCGCGATGGACCTGGGCGATTTGACGCGTGCCCGGGCCGACATGCCGCTTCTGGCCGACCTTCGCACCGCGATACCCCACCTGGTCGGGACGCTGGCGCGGATCCAGAACGGCCATGGGGATGCCCTGCAGTACGACAGCGACGGCTGCGAGGCGCGGACGATTCCGCCGGCGACGGCGAGCACGGCGCGAGCGAGGTCGATGGACGTCGTGGATGGCGGGATGGCCGCGGCCGGCGCGCCGCCGCCGCTGGAGATCGATCCGGCGCTCACCGAAGAATGGCTGGCCGCGTTTCTGCGCGACGAGATCGCGGGCCGCGGGTTCGGCAAGGGCATCGTGGCCTTGTCGGGCGGGGTCGACTCGTCGGTGACCGCGTATCTGGCGGCGCGAGCGTTAGGCGCGGACAACGTGGTCGGCGTGCGGCTGCCGTACCGGGCCTCGAGTCCCGAAAGCCTGTCGCACGCGCAGCTGGTGATCGATGCGTTGGGCATCGAGGGACGGACGGTGGACATCAGCGCCGCGGTCGACGGCTACCTGGCCAACGAGCCCGAGGCCGATGCGACGCGCCGCGGCAACGTGATGGCGCGCGCGCGGATGATCGCCTTGTTCGATCTGTCGGCGCGCTACTCGGCCATTCCGTTAGGCACTGGCAACAAGACCGAGCGGCTGTTGGGCTACTTCACCTGGCACGCCGACGATTCGCCGCCGCTCAATCCGTTAGGCGACCTGTACAAGACGCAGGTCTGGGCGCTGGCGCGCCACCTGGGCGTGCCCGGCGCGATCATCGACAAGCCGCCCACCGCCGACCTCGTGAGCGGCCAGACCGACGAGGGCGACCTGGGCATCTCGTACGCCCGGGCCGACCTGATCCTGCAATGGCTGCTGCACGGCTACGCGCCGGTGGAGCTCGAGGCGCGGGGCTTCGCGCGCGACGAGGTCGAGCTGGTGCGCCGGCGCGTCGAACGCACGCACTGGAAGCGCCGGCTGCCCAGCGTCGCGATCATGAGCTCCACGGCCATCGGCGAAAGCTGGCTGAGGCCCGTCGACTACTGA
- a CDS encoding chemotaxis protein CheX produces the protein MTDNSIALRVAATLAFEELGLLSVGAAVETPSGLDALPAAVSVAFDGAHAGCLTLRVSDDVFRAIAENMLGLDGEEAEPWRWDALGEMANVICGNALPYILGPSACLTLAPPARGAPAETGGASHIELEVEAGRARVLLELAERRRQ, from the coding sequence ATGACCGATAATTCGATCGCCCTCCGAGTGGCCGCCACCCTCGCCTTCGAGGAGCTCGGCCTGCTCTCCGTCGGCGCGGCCGTGGAAACGCCGAGCGGGCTCGACGCGCTGCCGGCCGCCGTGAGCGTCGCGTTCGACGGCGCGCACGCCGGGTGCCTCACGCTGCGGGTCTCGGACGACGTGTTCCGCGCCATCGCCGAAAACATGCTCGGCCTGGATGGCGAAGAGGCGGAGCCGTGGCGGTGGGATGCCCTGGGCGAGATGGCCAACGTGATCTGCGGCAACGCGCTGCCCTACATTCTGGGGCCGAGCGCGTGCCTAACGCTCGCGCCGCCGGCGCGCGGCGCGCCGGCCGAGACCGGAGGCGCGTCGCACATCGAGCTCGAAGTGGAAGCGGGTCGCGCCCGCGTCCTCCTCGAGCTGGCCGAACGGCGTCGTCAGTAG
- a CDS encoding methyl-accepting chemotaxis protein has protein sequence MAMTMNWFYNLRMRWKLTVAFAAVFAMVLAQGIYVHRAITTGAADRAATQHVIDVIDGAQDALSGLLTMDAGFRGAMLGEGDGAARDADQGWSTFRRQVDSLERLSTDDPAQHARWQQLDASGTSLHDDIIAPALHARRAATGTVSAGAVGEQQQLDDMRRLILAGIAQEQSVQAAVRAAGAERDANVRRALEWGSIVTMVVTLIAAFVLERGINWPVSELSTKMDLIAQGQVDVDVWVTSHDEMGDLAQGLRRIIDAQREFAAVARHLGEGDIGVAVTPRGPNDVLSHSFQEMVEALAGLTREVRALIDAAKQGELATRGNATRFRGTFHDLVAGFNETLDAVIAPVHEAAEVLDRVAARDLRARVRGEYRGEHARIKQALNKALGQLDEALAEVAMAAEQVAAGAGQVSAGSQLLAQGAAEQASSLEEVSSSLQEMGAMTRQNALSARDARQLSEAARESATRGAHSMKRLADATDRITGAAAATARIVKTIDEIAFQTNLLALNAAVEAARAGDAGRGFAVVAEEVRNLAMRSAEAAKNTASLIEESVKNAESGAVINREVMASFGDITEHVNKVGAAMAEIAAGSEQQSQGIEQIAAGVEQMNGVTQQTAANAEESASAAEELSGQAEKMETLVGHFQLATAPATPRRETTARANRRTPHRGVPAGPSPIRPIAPRGTVGRHAFGTPPSPAPNATPHPFDLGDDDVLEEF, from the coding sequence ATGGCCATGACCATGAATTGGTTCTACAACCTGCGCATGCGCTGGAAACTGACGGTCGCCTTCGCGGCGGTGTTCGCGATGGTGCTCGCTCAGGGCATCTACGTGCACCGCGCCATCACCACGGGCGCGGCGGATCGGGCCGCCACGCAGCACGTCATCGACGTGATCGACGGCGCACAGGATGCGCTGTCCGGACTCCTGACCATGGATGCCGGCTTCCGCGGCGCGATGCTCGGCGAAGGCGATGGGGCCGCGCGCGACGCCGACCAGGGGTGGTCGACGTTTCGCCGCCAGGTCGACTCGCTCGAGCGCCTGTCCACCGACGACCCCGCGCAGCACGCACGGTGGCAACAGCTCGATGCGTCAGGCACGTCGCTCCACGACGACATCATCGCGCCGGCGCTTCACGCCCGGCGTGCAGCCACGGGAACCGTTTCTGCCGGAGCGGTCGGCGAACAGCAGCAGCTCGACGACATGCGGCGGCTCATCCTCGCCGGCATCGCACAGGAGCAGAGCGTCCAGGCCGCCGTCCGCGCGGCAGGCGCCGAGCGAGATGCCAACGTGCGGCGCGCGCTCGAATGGGGCTCCATCGTCACGATGGTCGTGACGCTGATCGCGGCGTTCGTTCTCGAGCGCGGCATCAATTGGCCGGTGTCCGAGCTGTCGACCAAGATGGACCTGATCGCACAGGGACAGGTCGACGTCGACGTCTGGGTTACGTCGCACGACGAGATGGGCGATCTGGCGCAGGGACTCCGGCGCATCATCGATGCCCAACGGGAATTTGCCGCGGTCGCGCGCCACCTCGGCGAAGGCGACATCGGCGTGGCCGTCACGCCGCGCGGGCCCAACGACGTGCTCAGCCACTCGTTCCAGGAAATGGTCGAGGCGCTCGCCGGCCTAACGCGAGAGGTGCGCGCGCTCATCGACGCCGCCAAGCAGGGCGAGCTCGCCACGCGCGGCAACGCGACCCGCTTTCGCGGAACCTTCCACGACCTCGTCGCCGGCTTCAACGAGACGCTGGACGCCGTCATCGCGCCCGTGCACGAAGCGGCCGAAGTGCTCGACCGCGTGGCCGCACGCGACCTGCGCGCCCGCGTGCGCGGCGAATACCGTGGCGAACACGCGCGCATCAAGCAAGCGCTGAACAAAGCGCTCGGCCAACTCGACGAAGCGCTCGCCGAAGTCGCCATGGCCGCCGAGCAGGTCGCGGCCGGCGCCGGCCAGGTGAGCGCGGGCAGCCAGCTCCTCGCGCAGGGCGCGGCAGAACAGGCGAGCTCCCTCGAGGAAGTGTCGAGCAGCCTGCAGGAGATGGGCGCGATGACGCGCCAGAACGCGCTCAGCGCCCGCGATGCGCGGCAGCTCAGCGAAGCGGCGCGCGAAAGCGCCACGCGCGGCGCGCATAGCATGAAGCGGCTCGCCGATGCCACCGATCGCATCACCGGCGCAGCGGCCGCCACCGCGCGCATCGTGAAAACGATCGACGAAATCGCCTTCCAAACCAACCTTCTCGCCCTCAACGCCGCGGTCGAAGCGGCGCGCGCCGGCGATGCGGGCCGCGGCTTCGCGGTGGTCGCCGAAGAAGTACGCAACCTTGCCATGCGCAGCGCCGAAGCCGCGAAGAACACGGCATCGTTGATCGAGGAGTCCGTGAAGAACGCCGAGAGCGGAGCGGTGATCAATCGCGAAGTCATGGCGAGCTTCGGCGACATCACCGAGCACGTCAACAAGGTCGGCGCGGCGATGGCGGAGATCGCGGCCGGCTCCGAGCAGCAGAGCCAGGGCATCGAACAGATCGCGGCCGGCGTCGAGCAGATGAACGGCGTGACGCAGCAAACCGCCGCCAACGCCGAGGAATCTGCGAGCGCGGCCGAGGAGTTGTCGGGACAGGCAGAAAAAATGGAGACGCTGGTCGGGCACTTCCAGCTGGCGACCGCGCCCGCGACGCCGCGCCGCGAAACCACCGCGCGCGCGAACCGCCGCACGCCGCATCGAGGCGTGCCCGCCGGCCCGTCGCCGATTCGTCCGATCGCGCCGCGCGGCACGGTGGGCCGCCACGCGTTCGGCACGCCGCCGTCGCCTGCGCCTAACGCAACGCCGCACCCGTTCGACCTGGGCGATGATGACGTTCTCGAGGAGTTCTGA
- a CDS encoding chemotaxis protein CheW — protein sequence MSAAAGKYVTFFLGAEEYGMEILAVHEIIGVLPMTRVPRTPPFVRGVINLRGRVISIIDLRRKFDLPPCEPGPTSCIIVVAAHAAHVGLLVDRVSEVADIGAADIAPPPPLGAGARTEYLVGVAKSGARVRLLLDISRVIDAGDLAAAGAPSGAPTAA from the coding sequence ATGAGCGCGGCGGCAGGGAAATACGTTACGTTCTTTCTCGGCGCCGAGGAGTACGGCATGGAAATCCTCGCCGTGCACGAGATCATCGGTGTGCTTCCGATGACGCGCGTGCCGCGCACCCCGCCGTTCGTCCGCGGCGTGATCAACCTCCGCGGCCGCGTCATCTCGATCATCGATCTGCGCCGGAAGTTCGACTTGCCGCCGTGCGAGCCCGGACCGACGAGCTGCATCATCGTGGTGGCCGCGCACGCGGCGCACGTGGGCCTGCTCGTCGATCGCGTCTCCGAAGTGGCCGACATCGGCGCCGCCGACATTGCCCCGCCGCCTCCGTTAGGCGCCGGCGCGCGCACGGAGTACCTGGTCGGCGTCGCCAAGTCCGGCGCCCGCGTCCGACTGCTCCTCGACATCTCGCGCGTCATCGACGCCGGCGACCTCGCGGCCGCCGGTGCGCCGAGCGGCGCGCCGACCGCTGCCTAA
- a CDS encoding HNH endonuclease has product MSTHGPRRRTSTDRSRVERDARSNERASAARFSSDAQLGRSPMLGVAAFRRGAMSRHALHRIVPPLPRCTRGLHRKPLHPRRCEEKRALKRAMMRDCCRRCVYCGAPLDLAIATIDHVYPLAHGGAHVPGNLVVACAPCNRMKGDMLPHEFFIRYPVAGLNFLTYARVVHRALKRGARRAISLAYAA; this is encoded by the coding sequence ATGAGCACTCACGGTCCGCGACGAAGGACATCAACGGATCGATCACGCGTCGAGCGCGATGCACGATCGAATGAACGTGCCTCCGCGGCTCGTTTTTCCAGCGACGCCCAGCTCGGGAGATCCCCGATGCTGGGCGTCGCTGCTTTTCGGCGAGGTGCAATGTCACGGCATGCTCTTCACCGCATCGTCCCTCCACTCCCGCGCTGCACACGCGGGCTTCACCGTAAACCTCTGCATCCCCGTCGCTGTGAGGAAAAACGCGCGCTCAAGCGCGCGATGATGCGCGACTGTTGCCGCCGCTGCGTGTACTGCGGCGCTCCGTTGGATCTTGCGATCGCCACCATCGACCACGTCTATCCCCTCGCACACGGCGGCGCGCACGTTCCCGGCAACCTCGTCGTGGCGTGCGCACCCTGCAATCGAATGAAGGGCGACATGCTGCCCCATGAGTTTTTCATTCGCTATCCCGTGGCCGGTCTCAATTTTCTGACGTACGCGCGCGTGGTTCACCGCGCGCTCAAACGCGGCGCGCGCCGGGCGATCAGCCTGGCCTACGCGGCGTAG